The Streptomyces albofaciens JCM 4342 genome has a segment encoding these proteins:
- a CDS encoding YiaA/YiaB family inner membrane protein: MTTPSIQRPTTTAFFVQSAISFGLSLVALMVGIVKLPVGAWERGFLGLGLIFVVSSAFTLAKCVRDRQEAEEVTNRVDKARIDKLLVEQDVFKPGQV, translated from the coding sequence ATGACCACTCCTTCGATACAGCGGCCGACGACCACCGCCTTCTTCGTGCAGTCCGCGATCTCGTTCGGGCTCTCCCTGGTGGCTCTGATGGTGGGCATCGTCAAGCTGCCCGTGGGCGCCTGGGAGCGGGGCTTCCTCGGGCTGGGGCTGATCTTCGTGGTCTCGTCGGCGTTCACGCTGGCCAAGTGCGTACGGGACCGGCAGGAGGCCGAGGAGGTCACCAACCGGGTGGACAAGGCGCGGATCGACAAGCTGCTCGTGGAGCAGGACGTCTTCAAGCCCGGTCAGGTGTGA
- the soxR gene encoding redox-sensitive transcriptional activator SoxR — protein MTSPHDRLPIGELAGRSGLAASALRYYEERGLIHSERTSGGQRRFTRATLRRVAFIRAAQVVGLSLEETSAALAKLPQDRAPNAAQWNSVARTWTRRIDQQIAELEELRRKLTGCIGCGCLSLRKCALYNPGDAAAGSGAGARYLLGERPDTVGVDAPGVTPDRA, from the coding sequence ATGACTTCACCCCACGACCGCCTCCCGATCGGGGAGCTTGCCGGCCGCAGCGGACTGGCCGCCTCCGCGCTGCGGTACTACGAGGAACGGGGACTGATCCACTCCGAACGCACCAGCGGCGGCCAGCGCCGCTTCACCCGCGCCACGCTGCGGCGCGTCGCCTTCATCCGGGCGGCCCAGGTGGTCGGCCTCTCCTTGGAGGAGACCAGTGCCGCCCTGGCCAAGCTTCCGCAGGACCGCGCCCCGAACGCGGCCCAGTGGAACAGCGTCGCCCGCACCTGGACCCGCCGCATCGACCAGCAGATCGCCGAACTGGAGGAACTGCGCCGCAAGTTGACCGGCTGCATCGGCTGCGGCTGCCTGAGCCTGCGCAAGTGTGCTCTCTACAACCCCGGCGACGCGGCGGCCGGGAGCGGGGCGGGCGCCCGCTATCTGCTGGGCGAGCGCCCGGACACGGTCGGCGTCGACGCGCCCGGCGTCACACCTGACCGGGCTTGA
- a CDS encoding transketolase, giving the protein MTNTTTDTTRDAAEDTTAAPLDDFAALPRLMSHMTGDEKHGPAATSTLDALWVLYDRVLRVSPATADDPDRDRFLLSKGHGPMAYYAVLAAKGFFPTAWLPGFGSYDSPLGHHPDRLLVPGAEIGSGSLGHGLPLAVGTALGLRAQGRTDPAVWVLIGDAELDEGSNHEAIAYAGAVGLSRLHTLVIDNSSATHGWSGGIASRFEAAGWSATTVDGRDHEALYAAFTLPHPDRPHAVVARVEAKEYAGEPKPKAKAA; this is encoded by the coding sequence ATGACGAACACGACCACGGACACGACCAGGGACGCGGCCGAGGACACCACCGCCGCGCCGCTCGACGACTTCGCCGCGCTCCCGCGGCTGATGAGCCACATGACCGGGGACGAGAAGCACGGCCCGGCCGCCACCTCCACCCTCGACGCCCTCTGGGTGCTCTACGACCGGGTGCTGCGGGTCTCCCCCGCCACCGCCGACGACCCGGACCGGGACCGCTTCCTGCTCTCCAAGGGGCACGGCCCGATGGCCTACTACGCGGTGCTCGCCGCCAAGGGCTTCTTCCCCACCGCGTGGCTGCCGGGCTTCGGCTCGTACGACTCGCCGCTCGGCCACCACCCGGACCGGCTGCTGGTGCCGGGCGCGGAGATCGGCAGCGGTTCGCTGGGACACGGGCTGCCGCTGGCCGTGGGCACGGCGCTGGGCCTGCGCGCCCAGGGGCGCACCGACCCGGCGGTCTGGGTGCTGATCGGCGACGCCGAGCTGGACGAGGGCAGCAACCACGAGGCCATCGCGTACGCGGGTGCCGTCGGCCTGTCCCGGCTGCACACGCTCGTCATCGACAACTCCTCGGCGACGCACGGCTGGAGCGGCGGCATCGCCTCGCGCTTCGAGGCCGCGGGCTGGTCCGCGACGACCGTGGACGGCCGCGACCACGAAGCGCTGTACGCGGCCTTCACCCTGCCCCACCCGGACCGGCCGCACGCGGTGGTCGCCCGGGTGGAGGCCAAGGAGTACGCGGGCGAGCCGAAGCCGAAGGCGAAAGCGGCCTGA
- a CDS encoding transketolase family protein, whose translation MDTMRERFASVTTQLLDEDPRLAVVLADIGVDGFRTAAERHPRRVVNVGIREQLLVGVGGGLALAGLRPVVHTFASFLVERPFEQVKLDFGHQGVGGVLVSAAGSYDWPAGGFTHMAPGDIALLDSLDGWTVHVPGHPDEAETLLRHAAAAGDDKVYVRLSAQSNEAARPVDGARFLPVREGRNGVVLAVGPMLDNVLAATEGLDVTVLYATTVRPFDDAALRTAVAGATAADVVIVEPYHEGTSTRHANDALEHVPHRVLGLGVGRRELRRYGQIDEHLAGQGLDARSLRERITGFLGR comes from the coding sequence ATGGACACCATGCGTGAACGTTTCGCCTCGGTCACCACCCAGCTGCTGGACGAGGACCCGCGGCTGGCGGTCGTGCTCGCCGACATCGGCGTGGACGGCTTCCGCACGGCCGCCGAGCGCCACCCCCGGCGGGTGGTCAACGTCGGCATCAGGGAGCAGCTGCTCGTCGGCGTGGGCGGCGGGCTGGCCCTGGCCGGGCTGCGGCCCGTCGTGCACACCTTCGCCAGCTTCCTGGTCGAGCGGCCCTTCGAGCAGGTGAAGCTGGACTTCGGGCACCAGGGCGTGGGCGGGGTGCTGGTGAGCGCCGCCGGGTCCTACGACTGGCCGGCCGGCGGCTTCACCCACATGGCGCCGGGCGACATCGCCCTGCTGGACAGCCTGGACGGCTGGACCGTGCACGTCCCCGGGCACCCGGACGAGGCGGAGACGCTGCTGCGGCACGCCGCCGCGGCCGGTGACGACAAGGTCTACGTACGGCTGTCCGCGCAGAGCAACGAGGCGGCGCGGCCGGTCGACGGGGCGCGGTTCCTGCCGGTGCGCGAAGGACGGAACGGTGTCGTTCTGGCGGTCGGTCCGATGCTGGACAACGTCCTCGCCGCCACCGAGGGCCTGGACGTGACCGTGCTCTACGCGACGACCGTGCGGCCCTTCGACGACGCGGCGCTGCGTACGGCGGTGGCCGGGGCCACGGCCGCGGACGTGGTGATCGTGGAGCCGTACCACGAGGGCACCTCGACCCGGCACGCGAACGACGCGCTGGAGCACGTGCCGCACCGCGTCCTCGGCCTGGGTGTCGGGCGCCGGGAGCTGCGCCGTTACGGGCAGATCGACGAGCACCTGGCGGGTCAGGGCCTGGACGCGCGGTCGCTGCGCGAGCGGATCACCGGTTTCCTCGGCCGGTGA
- a CDS encoding alpha/beta fold hydrolase, with product MQPVQQDFHQAADAVRVATYTWQPESGRPRALVQIAHGAAEHARRYGRFARFLAGHGYVVIASDHRGHGATAASTGGLGVAGDDGWRAIVTDLKHIGDRAAAAHPGLPLVLLGHSMGSMLARDYAQEYGADLAGLILTGAFRSLPGAEIETSAAALEAEIAERGRAAPSDFVPRLFSSFNDPYEPRTGFEWLSRDTAEVDRYVADEHCGFPFGAGLALDWVWAVRKVNDPRDLARMPLGLPVHIAVGDRDPCNQRLTHVAELLEDFRYAGLRDLSWRAYPGARHEILNETNRDEVQRDLLAWLDERV from the coding sequence ATGCAGCCCGTACAGCAGGACTTCCACCAGGCCGCGGACGCGGTCCGCGTCGCCACGTACACCTGGCAGCCGGAGTCGGGCCGGCCCCGCGCCCTGGTGCAGATCGCCCACGGAGCGGCCGAACACGCCCGGAGGTATGGCCGGTTCGCGCGCTTCCTCGCCGGACACGGCTATGTGGTGATCGCCTCCGATCACCGGGGCCATGGCGCCACCGCCGCCTCCACCGGCGGCCTCGGCGTCGCCGGGGACGACGGGTGGCGCGCCATCGTCACCGACCTCAAGCACATCGGCGACCGGGCCGCCGCCGCCCATCCCGGCCTGCCGCTGGTCCTCCTGGGCCACAGCATGGGCTCGATGCTGGCCCGCGACTACGCCCAGGAATACGGCGCCGACCTGGCCGGACTGATCCTCACCGGCGCCTTCCGCAGCCTGCCCGGAGCCGAGATCGAGACCAGCGCCGCCGCCCTGGAGGCGGAGATCGCCGAACGCGGCCGCGCCGCCCCCTCCGATTTCGTCCCGCGCCTCTTCAGTTCCTTCAACGACCCGTACGAGCCCCGCACCGGCTTCGAATGGCTCTCCCGCGACACCGCCGAGGTGGACCGCTACGTGGCCGACGAGCACTGCGGCTTCCCCTTCGGCGCCGGGCTGGCGCTGGACTGGGTATGGGCGGTCCGCAAGGTCAACGACCCGCGCGACCTGGCGCGGATGCCGCTCGGGCTGCCCGTCCACATCGCGGTCGGCGACCGGGACCCCTGCAACCAGCGGCTGACGCACGTCGCCGAACTCCTGGAGGACTTCCGCTACGCGGGCCTGCGCGACCTGTCCTGGCGGGCCTACCCCGGGGCCCGCCACGAGATCCTCAACGAGACCAACCGCGACGAGGTGCAGCGGGACCTGCTGGCGTGGCTGGACGAGCGCGTGTAG
- a CDS encoding amidohydrolase family protein, producing MDTTDRSEEVSPAARPPRPFSRRRFLQGTASAAAVTGLAGLPGPLAHAAHAAGATGLPTLSFTAATNGAATLSPAGDRLIAEIQNVLWSVPRGGGEARALTPPDLEPTRPVFSPDGGRVAVCAYRGGGFHIWTLRPDGTDLRQLTDGPWDDRGPAWSPDGTRLAFASERGGDPVAGSPYRIWVLDVRTHQLTQVTGRPGQRGPLQDGAWEDFDPTWSPDGARLWFVRGTASETALDSRTVASVRADGGGEVTAEHTDTSGGQVMVPAVAPAAKGGAARLAYLRTTERPGATCALVVDGAEVAVDGDVEPVPPRWISREELLLTVGGRFTVLRPGAPDAAETIDFKAELPVPRPRYEVKDYGFERTGVRPVRAVHLPALSPDGRQVAFAALNSLWVASTSGGRPRRLVRADPTRYVLGPSWARDGRSLLYADDRDGLFAVRRHDLATGAETVLAEGGRVQPALSPDGGRLAAIDMSGNIVVRDLAAGTERVAAEPLGGGGVPGRPSWSPDGRYLAFCDRNRLNRRFREGYNLIRIVDTRTGRDRLHTPGPGTTLLSIADRYDSGPVWSPDGRWLALIAESALWVLPVQPDGTPDGAPRRLTDESADHPSWSGDSRTLLYLSAGRLRLTGVDGGPARTVKVDLDHRAPRARDTVVHAGRFWDGTGEEVREDVDVVVRDGRITAVEPHARAAGRRAARRVDASARTVVPGLWDSHTHPWQTTYGGRQTALQLAYGITTAVSFGGFSYEQARVREAAGAGTLAGPRLLACGELLDGSRVAYSMGRAHTTREGLRRSLERGAALDWDFVKTYVRAPGWIMAEAARFAHQRLGVRSGSHLLSPGVQLGQDLTTHLQATQRLEFGHAVSVTGHAYEDVEEIYTATDFHLIATPFSASVLLGADPGLADDARVGTLMPPWDAALVRENAGHRPTPKQLGDIETEVGVYRRVLRGGGLVALGTDQPLTPVGLHLHLALRALHRYGFTPAQALRTATALPARVFGADRDLGTLEEGKLADLTIVDGDPFTDFDSLVRTAAVLRGGRLYEQRDLVAAFPAPTARAARAAAREADWLAVGRRHRRDSCCGG from the coding sequence TTGGACACCACGGACAGATCCGAGGAAGTTTCCCCGGCCGCGCGCCCGCCGCGGCCCTTCTCGCGGCGCAGATTCCTGCAGGGGACGGCCTCGGCGGCGGCGGTCACCGGCCTGGCCGGACTGCCGGGCCCGCTCGCCCACGCGGCCCACGCGGCCGGCGCCACCGGCCTGCCCACCCTCTCCTTCACCGCCGCCACGAACGGCGCCGCCACCCTCTCCCCCGCCGGCGACCGGCTGATCGCCGAGATCCAGAACGTCCTGTGGTCCGTGCCGCGCGGGGGCGGCGAGGCCCGCGCGCTGACGCCGCCGGATCTGGAGCCCACCCGCCCGGTCTTCTCCCCGGACGGCGGCCGGGTCGCCGTCTGCGCGTACCGCGGCGGCGGCTTCCACATCTGGACACTGCGCCCCGACGGCACGGATCTGCGGCAGCTGACCGACGGGCCGTGGGACGACCGCGGCCCGGCCTGGTCGCCGGACGGCACCCGGCTCGCCTTCGCCTCCGAGCGGGGCGGTGATCCGGTGGCGGGCAGCCCGTACCGGATCTGGGTCCTGGACGTGCGCACGCACCAGCTGACCCAGGTCACGGGGCGGCCCGGACAGCGGGGCCCCCTTCAGGACGGCGCCTGGGAGGACTTCGACCCCACCTGGTCGCCGGACGGCGCACGGCTGTGGTTCGTGCGCGGCACGGCCTCGGAGACCGCCCTCGACAGCCGTACGGTCGCGTCCGTGCGGGCCGACGGCGGCGGCGAGGTCACGGCCGAGCACACCGACACCTCCGGCGGCCAGGTCATGGTCCCGGCGGTGGCGCCCGCCGCGAAGGGCGGCGCGGCCCGGCTCGCCTATCTGCGCACCACCGAGCGCCCCGGCGCCACCTGCGCGCTCGTCGTGGACGGCGCGGAGGTCGCGGTGGACGGGGACGTGGAGCCCGTACCGCCGCGCTGGATCTCGCGCGAGGAACTGCTGCTGACCGTCGGCGGCCGATTCACCGTCCTGCGGCCCGGGGCGCCGGACGCCGCGGAGACCATCGACTTCAAGGCCGAACTGCCGGTGCCCCGCCCCCGCTACGAGGTCAAGGACTACGGCTTCGAGCGCACGGGCGTCCGGCCGGTGCGCGCGGTGCACCTGCCCGCGCTCTCCCCCGACGGACGGCAGGTGGCCTTCGCCGCACTCAACTCGCTGTGGGTGGCGTCCACTTCGGGCGGCCGGCCGCGGCGTCTCGTACGGGCCGACCCCACCCGGTACGTCCTCGGGCCGAGCTGGGCCCGGGACGGCCGCTCCCTGCTGTACGCCGACGACCGCGACGGGCTGTTCGCGGTGCGCCGGCACGATCTGGCCACCGGCGCGGAGACGGTGCTGGCCGAAGGCGGCCGGGTACAGCCCGCGCTGTCCCCGGACGGCGGGCGGCTGGCCGCGATCGACATGTCCGGCAACATCGTCGTACGGGACCTGGCGGCCGGTACGGAGCGGGTGGCCGCCGAGCCGCTGGGCGGCGGCGGGGTGCCGGGCCGGCCCAGCTGGTCCCCGGACGGCCGCTACCTGGCGTTCTGCGACCGCAACCGCCTCAACCGCCGCTTCCGCGAGGGCTACAACCTCATCCGGATCGTCGACACCCGCACCGGGCGGGACCGGCTGCACACCCCGGGCCCCGGCACCACCCTGCTGTCCATCGCCGACCGCTACGACTCCGGTCCCGTGTGGTCCCCGGACGGCCGGTGGCTGGCGCTGATCGCCGAATCCGCGCTGTGGGTGCTGCCCGTACAGCCGGACGGCACGCCCGACGGCGCCCCGCGGCGGCTGACCGACGAGAGCGCCGACCACCCGTCCTGGTCCGGCGACTCCCGCACCCTCCTCTACCTCTCGGCCGGCCGGCTGCGGCTGACCGGGGTGGACGGCGGGCCCGCCCGTACCGTCAAGGTGGATCTGGACCACCGCGCCCCGCGCGCCCGGGACACGGTCGTGCACGCGGGCCGCTTCTGGGACGGCACCGGCGAGGAGGTGCGCGAGGACGTCGACGTGGTCGTCCGGGACGGCCGGATCACCGCCGTCGAACCGCACGCCCGGGCGGCGGGACGGCGCGCCGCGCGCCGCGTCGACGCCTCCGCGCGGACGGTGGTCCCCGGGCTGTGGGACTCGCACACCCACCCGTGGCAGACGACGTACGGCGGCCGGCAGACCGCGCTCCAGCTCGCCTACGGCATCACCACGGCCGTCTCGTTCGGCGGCTTCTCCTATGAACAGGCCCGCGTCCGCGAGGCGGCCGGCGCCGGTACGCTCGCCGGGCCGCGGCTGCTGGCCTGCGGCGAACTGCTGGACGGCAGCCGCGTCGCCTACAGTATGGGCCGCGCGCACACCACGCGCGAGGGCCTGCGCCGGTCGCTGGAGCGGGGCGCCGCGCTCGACTGGGACTTCGTCAAGACGTACGTACGGGCCCCCGGCTGGATCATGGCGGAGGCCGCGCGCTTCGCGCACCAGCGGCTGGGGGTGCGCTCCGGCAGCCACCTGCTGTCGCCCGGCGTACAGCTCGGCCAGGACCTGACCACCCACCTCCAGGCCACCCAGCGCCTGGAGTTCGGGCACGCGGTCTCCGTCACCGGGCACGCGTACGAGGACGTGGAGGAGATCTACACCGCCACGGACTTCCACCTCATCGCCACCCCGTTCTCCGCCTCCGTGCTGCTGGGCGCCGACCCCGGGCTCGCCGACGACGCCCGGGTCGGGACGCTCATGCCGCCGTGGGACGCCGCGCTGGTGCGGGAGAACGCGGGCCACCGGCCGACCCCGAAGCAGCTGGGCGACATCGAGACCGAAGTCGGCGTCTACCGGCGGGTACTGCGCGGCGGCGGGCTCGTCGCGCTGGGCACCGACCAGCCGCTGACGCCGGTCGGCCTGCACCTGCACCTGGCGCTGCGCGCCCTGCACCGCTACGGGTTCACCCCCGCGCAGGCCCTGCGCACCGCCACCGCGCTGCCGGCCCGCGTCTTCGGCGCGGACCGGGACCTGGGCACCCTGGAGGAGGGCAAGCTGGCCGACCTGACGATCGTGGACGGCGACCCGTTCACCGACTTCGACTCGCTGGTCCGCACGGCCGCGGTGCTGCGCGGCGGGCGGCTGTACGAACAGCGGGACCTGGTGGCGGCCTTCCCCGCGCCCACCGCCCGCGCGGCCCGGGCCGCGGCGCGGGAGGCGGACTGGCTGGCGGTGGGGCGGCGGCACCGGCGCGATTCCTGCTGCGGGGGCTGA
- a CDS encoding Gfo/Idh/MocA family protein, translating to MTDDLCLGVIGFGLRGDLALTAHRPGYGARVAAVADTDPDALAYATRRLPGAEAFADHRALLDHPGLDALLVLTPDHTHADLACQALRAGRPVFVEKPLAISVEDCDTILRTAHDTGTRLYVGHNMRHMPVIRLMRELITRGDIGRVRTVWVRHFVGHGGDYYFKDWHAERRHTNGLLLQKGAHDLDALHWLAGGYARQVQALGDLMVYDDPDMRRAPGEPRPEDWLEHDAHWPPGSQRGLSPRIDVEDVSLVNMRLDNGVLAAYQQCHFSPDYWRNYTVIGDAGRLENFGDGPGGSVRVWNSRQSGYRADADAVYQLPAGEADDEAGHGGADPLLVDEFLRFVRHGGRTDTSPVAARMAVAAGALATASLRDGGTPREVPPLDPVLVDYFERGQTKEE from the coding sequence ATGACCGACGACCTGTGTCTGGGCGTCATCGGCTTCGGCCTGCGCGGCGATCTCGCGCTCACCGCCCACCGGCCGGGGTACGGCGCCCGGGTCGCCGCGGTGGCCGACACCGACCCGGACGCGCTGGCGTACGCCACCCGGCGCCTGCCCGGTGCCGAGGCGTTCGCCGATCACCGCGCGCTCCTGGACCATCCGGGCCTCGACGCGCTGCTGGTCCTGACCCCCGACCACACCCACGCGGACCTGGCGTGCCAGGCCTTACGCGCGGGCCGCCCCGTCTTCGTGGAGAAACCCCTCGCCATCTCCGTCGAGGACTGCGACACGATCCTGCGGACCGCCCACGACACCGGCACGCGCCTGTACGTGGGCCACAACATGCGCCATATGCCGGTCATCCGGCTGATGCGGGAACTGATCACCCGCGGCGACATCGGCCGGGTGCGGACCGTATGGGTACGCCACTTCGTCGGGCACGGCGGCGACTACTACTTCAAGGACTGGCACGCCGAGCGGCGCCACACCAACGGACTGCTCCTCCAGAAGGGCGCGCACGACCTGGACGCGCTGCACTGGCTCGCGGGCGGCTACGCGCGCCAGGTCCAGGCGCTGGGCGACCTGATGGTGTACGACGACCCGGACATGCGGCGGGCACCGGGCGAGCCCCGCCCGGAGGACTGGCTGGAGCACGACGCGCACTGGCCGCCCGGGAGCCAGCGCGGCCTGAGCCCGCGGATCGACGTCGAGGACGTCTCCCTGGTCAACATGCGCCTGGACAACGGGGTGCTGGCCGCCTACCAGCAGTGCCACTTCAGTCCCGACTACTGGAGAAACTACACCGTCATCGGCGACGCGGGCCGCCTGGAGAACTTCGGGGACGGGCCGGGCGGTTCGGTACGGGTGTGGAACTCCCGCCAGTCCGGCTACCGCGCCGACGCCGACGCGGTGTACCAGCTGCCGGCCGGCGAGGCGGACGACGAGGCGGGGCACGGCGGCGCCGACCCGCTGCTGGTGGACGAGTTCCTGCGGTTCGTCCGGCACGGCGGGCGCACCGACACCTCGCCGGTCGCGGCCCGGATGGCGGTGGCGGCGGGCGCCCTGGCCACCGCCTCGCTCCGGGACGGCGGCACCCCGCGCGAGGTGCCGCCGCTGGACCCGGTGCTGGTGGACTACTTCGAGCGGGGCCAGACCAAGGAGGAGTGA
- a CDS encoding acyl-CoA dehydrogenase family protein yields MHRYFTDQRHEALRRRVRDFAESEVRPRIAGMEAARTVCRELPRLIARQGWIGATIPRAYGGMGAGHLAKTLVIEEFSRVSGAMGAMVQASQLGAAKIIHFGSEEQKKTWLPAIAAGECLPTIAVTEPQSGGHVLGMTGTAVRDGDDYVLNGRKIYVGNSHIGDLHGVVLRTGEGPSGLSAFLVEADRPGVRAGAQRQAMGLHGFGFGELFFDDCRVPAAGLLGREGDGLAVAYSSSVLYGRPNLTAVSLGIHQAVLDETSRFCTERERYGNPLADLGTIKIKLGRIQSRLLLARLAAYHAVHLLDQGLPCDAELMNAKLVNVETALESARDAMDIHAACGLFTDRPVERYLRDAHHIFAPAGTSDIQLLRLGELALGTAKGEWSSRLSDVVRREAAEDTDEGAAAPVTRLRDRTALQPAG; encoded by the coding sequence TTGCATCGCTACTTCACCGACCAGCGGCACGAAGCGCTCCGGCGCCGGGTGCGGGACTTCGCCGAGAGCGAGGTCCGGCCCCGGATAGCCGGGATGGAGGCGGCCCGTACGGTATGCCGGGAGCTGCCGCGCCTGATCGCCCGCCAGGGGTGGATCGGCGCGACCATCCCCCGCGCCTACGGCGGAATGGGCGCCGGACACCTGGCCAAGACCCTCGTCATCGAGGAATTCTCGCGGGTCAGCGGTGCCATGGGCGCCATGGTGCAGGCGTCCCAGCTCGGCGCCGCGAAGATCATCCACTTCGGCAGCGAGGAGCAGAAGAAGACCTGGCTGCCGGCCATCGCCGCGGGTGAGTGCCTGCCGACCATCGCCGTCACCGAGCCGCAGTCGGGCGGCCATGTGCTCGGCATGACCGGCACGGCGGTCCGCGACGGCGACGACTACGTCCTCAACGGCCGCAAGATCTACGTCGGCAACAGCCACATCGGCGACCTGCACGGCGTCGTCCTGCGCACCGGCGAAGGCCCCTCGGGCCTGTCGGCGTTCCTGGTGGAGGCGGACCGGCCGGGCGTCCGGGCCGGCGCGCAGCGGCAGGCGATGGGGCTGCACGGCTTCGGCTTCGGCGAGCTGTTCTTCGACGACTGCCGGGTGCCGGCGGCCGGCCTCCTCGGCCGCGAGGGCGACGGGCTGGCCGTCGCGTACTCCTCCAGCGTGCTGTACGGCCGGCCGAACCTGACCGCGGTGTCGCTCGGCATCCACCAGGCCGTACTGGACGAGACCTCGCGGTTCTGCACCGAGCGGGAACGATACGGCAACCCGCTGGCGGACCTCGGCACCATCAAGATCAAGCTCGGCCGGATCCAGTCCCGGCTGCTGCTCGCCCGGCTGGCCGCCTACCACGCCGTCCACCTCCTCGACCAAGGACTGCCGTGCGACGCGGAGCTGATGAACGCCAAGCTGGTCAACGTCGAGACCGCGCTGGAGTCGGCACGCGACGCGATGGACATCCACGCCGCCTGCGGGCTGTTCACGGACCGGCCGGTGGAGCGCTACCTGCGCGACGCGCACCACATCTTCGCCCCGGCCGGGACCTCCGACATCCAGCTGCTGCGCCTGGGCGAGCTGGCGCTCGGCACCGCCAAGGGCGAATGGTCCAGCCGCCTGTCGGACGTGGTGCGCAGGGAGGCGGCGGAGGACACGGACGAGGGGGCGGCGGCGCCCGTCACCCGCCTGCGCGACCGGACGGCGTTGCAGCCGGCCGGTTAG
- a CDS encoding GAF domain-containing protein: MTRPVPRASYASYDPTRHLLLTPEDHEAPARVARLRELGIGDAPLPAFDEFARKLARTTQAPYAMVNFIDEHRQYFAGLYTPDSDRAPVELGPAPPSAQPGRVMARDHGYCPHVIVRRKALVLEDVCDYPRFAGNPVVDEIGIRSYLGAPLIDRTDMALGTVCVVDLERRPWGREGLETIKSMAAELVEQIHRMERQQAEEG, encoded by the coding sequence GTGACCCGACCCGTCCCGCGCGCGTCGTACGCCTCCTACGACCCCACGCGCCATCTGCTGCTCACCCCGGAGGACCACGAGGCGCCGGCCCGCGTCGCCCGGCTGCGCGAACTGGGCATCGGCGACGCGCCGCTGCCCGCCTTCGACGAGTTCGCGCGCAAGCTGGCCCGGACGACCCAGGCGCCGTACGCCATGGTCAACTTCATCGACGAGCACCGGCAGTACTTCGCCGGGCTCTACACGCCCGACAGCGACCGGGCGCCCGTCGAACTGGGCCCCGCCCCGCCGAGCGCCCAGCCCGGCCGCGTGATGGCCCGCGACCACGGCTACTGCCCGCACGTCATCGTCCGCCGCAAGGCGCTGGTGCTGGAGGACGTCTGCGACTACCCGCGCTTCGCGGGCAACCCGGTCGTCGACGAGATAGGCATCCGCTCCTACCTGGGCGCCCCGCTCATCGACCGTACGGACATGGCGCTCGGCACGGTCTGCGTGGTGGACCTCGAACGCCGCCCGTGGGGGCGCGAGGGCCTGGAGACCATCAAGTCGATGGCCGCCGAACTGGTCGAGCAGATCCACCGCATGGAGCGGCAGCAGGCCGAGGAAGGCTGA
- a CDS encoding GTP-binding protein has product MDYANGFDALSADARLPSAGHPSSADPAPGPADDPFPLALKILVAGGFGVGKTTFVGAVSEIEPLSTEELLTQVSVGTDDLAGVEDKNTTTVAMDFGRITLDREHVLYLFGTPGQHRFWFMWDELSNGALGAVILADTRRLDQCFAAVDFFERRGIAFVVAVNEFDGGYHYEPDEVRTAMDLDPGTPVVLCDARQCSSSTHVLVSLVRHLLSPVLAATPELP; this is encoded by the coding sequence ATGGACTACGCAAACGGCTTTGACGCCCTGTCCGCCGATGCCCGGCTCCCGTCCGCCGGCCACCCGTCGTCCGCGGACCCGGCCCCGGGCCCCGCCGACGACCCCTTCCCGCTGGCGCTGAAGATCCTCGTCGCCGGGGGCTTCGGGGTGGGCAAGACGACCTTCGTCGGAGCGGTCAGCGAGATCGAACCGCTCAGTACGGAGGAGCTGCTCACCCAGGTCAGCGTGGGCACGGACGACCTGGCGGGCGTCGAGGACAAGAACACCACCACGGTCGCCATGGACTTCGGCCGGATCACCCTCGACCGGGAACACGTCCTCTACCTCTTCGGCACCCCGGGGCAGCACCGCTTCTGGTTCATGTGGGACGAACTGTCCAACGGGGCGCTCGGCGCCGTCATCCTCGCCGACACCCGCCGCCTGGACCAGTGCTTCGCCGCCGTCGACTTCTTCGAGCGGCGCGGCATCGCCTTCGTCGTCGCCGTCAACGAGTTCGACGGCGGATACCACTACGAACCGGACGAGGTGCGCACCGCCATGGACCTCGACCCCGGCACCCCGGTCGTGCTCTGCGACGCGCGCCAGTGCAGTTCGTCCACCCATGTCCTGGTCTCGCTCGTCCGGCACCTGCTGTCCCCCGTCCTCGCCGCCACCCCGGAGCTCCCGTGA